From the genome of Geobacter sp. SVR, one region includes:
- a CDS encoding methyl-accepting chemotaxis protein, protein MFLWEWYRGLQIKTRLWVFCICYSFCLVAVGVAAQFGFLVMYATIALSIVLGAVFCFVNIMSIIEPINRAIGHLHEMAGGNLSQQIVIKRRTELSRILASIIELQKAMQHMISGMQSSSSQISDASDLLRSSSSRISSGTVEASQQSSSVSLAAEELASVSSSISKSCHVMASKASETDTATRDGEKVISSMTTMMGEIERMVIGTTEAVKALGTNSERIGDIVVAIGDIADQTNLLALNAAIEAARAGDQGRGFAVVADEVRSLAERTTKATQEIQGIIGSLQSDVKNVVTSMEQSSGSVRNGTRDVQLSSQAIGTIKSHIGPLIECVSQVATAAEQQSATASGISESIHHISEVVNASAESAQQTEAAASELSRTAVELRSIVSRFRV, encoded by the coding sequence ATGTTTTTGTGGGAATGGTACCGCGGGCTGCAGATCAAGACACGCCTGTGGGTATTCTGCATCTGCTACAGCTTTTGTCTGGTGGCGGTCGGTGTTGCCGCCCAATTCGGCTTTCTCGTCATGTATGCCACCATCGCCCTTTCGATAGTGCTCGGTGCCGTTTTCTGCTTCGTCAACATCATGTCGATCATTGAACCCATCAACAGGGCCATCGGACACCTTCATGAAATGGCCGGCGGAAACCTCTCCCAGCAGATAGTCATCAAGCGCAGGACGGAGTTGAGCAGGATACTGGCCTCCATCATCGAACTGCAGAAGGCCATGCAGCACATGATCTCCGGAATGCAGTCATCTTCCAGCCAGATTTCGGATGCATCCGACCTTCTGCGCAGTTCTTCGTCGCGTATTTCTTCGGGCACCGTGGAAGCCTCGCAGCAGTCCAGCTCAGTCAGCCTCGCGGCTGAAGAACTGGCCTCCGTCAGCAGTTCCATATCCAAGAGCTGCCACGTGATGGCATCCAAAGCCTCGGAAACTGATACTGCAACCCGTGACGGTGAAAAGGTCATTTCCAGCATGACCACCATGATGGGAGAGATCGAGCGGATGGTAATCGGAACGACCGAGGCGGTCAAGGCACTCGGTACCAACTCGGAGCGCATCGGGGACATCGTTGTGGCCATCGGCGACATTGCCGATCAAACCAATCTGCTGGCCTTGAATGCTGCCATCGAGGCGGCCAGGGCCGGGGACCAGGGGCGTGGTTTTGCGGTTGTGGCGGACGAGGTGCGCAGCCTGGCGGAGAGAACGACCAAGGCCACCCAGGAAATACAGGGCATCATCGGCAGCCTGCAGAGCGATGTTAAAAATGTCGTGACTTCCATGGAGCAGAGTTCCGGCAGCGTACGCAACGGGACCAGGGATGTGCAGCTCTCCAGCCAGGCGATCGGCACGATCAAAAGCCACATCGGCCCGTTGATCGAATGCGTTTCCCAGGTGGCAACGGCCGCGGAACAGCAGTCAGCGACCGCATCAGGTATCTCCGAAAGCATCCACCACATTTCGGAGGTGGTGAATGCTTCCGCTGAGAGCGCGCAGCAGACCGAAGCCGCAGCTTCCGAACTGTCACGCACTGCCGTCGAATTGCGATCGATCGTGAGCCGCTTCAGGGTTTGA
- the amrA gene encoding AmmeMemoRadiSam system protein A → MAELLTKTEQKELLKIARDTINGFVMTGEAPPVDANSPGMCAENGCFVTIKQHGRLRGCIGNFMSDKPLFRLVQEMAISAATQDPRFYRMKPQDLENFDLEISVLSPLKKISAPEEIQVGKHGLYIVKNTYRGVLLPQVATEYGWDRETFLKHICLKAGLPENAWKKQCDIYVFTALVFAEE, encoded by the coding sequence ATGGCCGAACTTCTCACGAAAACGGAACAGAAGGAACTGCTGAAAATTGCCCGGGATACGATCAATGGTTTTGTCATGACCGGCGAGGCGCCCCCCGTGGATGCAAATTCCCCCGGCATGTGCGCCGAGAACGGCTGTTTCGTCACCATCAAGCAGCATGGCCGCCTGCGGGGATGCATCGGCAACTTCATGTCGGACAAGCCGCTTTTCCGCCTGGTTCAGGAAATGGCCATCTCAGCCGCCACACAGGACCCCCGCTTCTACCGCATGAAACCCCAGGATCTCGAAAATTTCGACCTTGAAATATCGGTACTCTCCCCCCTCAAAAAAATTTCCGCCCCCGAAGAGATCCAGGTCGGTAAACATGGGCTTTATATTGTCAAAAACACCTATCGCGGTGTTTTGCTGCCCCAGGTCGCGACCGAGTATGGATGGGACCGGGAAACGTTCCTGAAACACATCTGCCTCAAGGCGGGCCTGCCGGAGAACGCCTGGAAGAAGCAGTGCGACATCTATGTTTTCACGGCGCTGGTGTTTGCCGAAGAGTGA